Proteins encoded together in one candidate division WOR-3 bacterium window:
- a CDS encoding 3'-5' exonuclease, giving the protein ITVVGDDDQSIYSWRGAEVKNILNFPIDFENTKIIKLERNYRSTKSILDLANAVIRNNRIRYEKVLWCENEIGEKPLLRACSSELDEAKRVVDEIERLLEAGVESNKIAVLYRINAQSRTFEEELSRRGILYQIVGGISFYERAEIKDMLAYLRLIVNPKDNVAFMRAVNTPPRGVGRSSLNALAEISTKEGLSLYEASKNASGLRIPSRAKAGLKEFVDLVEQAKEKSNNVYAALKEIVEKSGYIKMLEEEASLESEDRIENIYELLSSAYSFVDAHTERGSVADYLADVSLLTSVDLWDDSLNRVNLMTIHSAKGLEFDYVFLVGLEDGLFPLFSAYEQEHDLEEERRLFYVAITRAKKRLYLSFARSRLLRGQQNYSTPSIFLTEIPKEFVNEEKPSIDSVCDNDFQITINSIVLHPYFGQGRVVEIRGYGKNAIVTVYFKSHGLVKLSLAHTELELL; this is encoded by the coding sequence TATTACTGTGGTTGGTGATGACGATCAATCTATATATAGTTGGCGTGGGGCAGAGGTGAAAAATATTTTGAACTTTCCCATTGATTTTGAAAATACAAAGATAATTAAGCTCGAGCGTAATTATCGTTCCACCAAGAGTATTCTTGATTTGGCGAATGCCGTTATACGAAACAATCGTATCCGTTATGAAAAGGTTTTGTGGTGCGAAAATGAGATTGGTGAGAAACCGCTTTTAAGAGCCTGTTCGAGTGAGCTTGATGAAGCTAAACGGGTTGTTGATGAAATAGAAAGGCTTCTTGAAGCCGGGGTTGAATCGAATAAGATAGCAGTCCTTTATAGGATTAATGCCCAATCGAGAACATTTGAGGAGGAGCTTTCTCGGCGCGGGATTTTGTATCAAATTGTTGGTGGGATAAGTTTTTATGAACGAGCCGAGATCAAAGATATGCTTGCGTATTTAAGGTTGATTGTTAATCCAAAGGATAATGTCGCATTTATGCGGGCTGTTAATACTCCTCCGAGGGGGGTTGGAAGGTCCAGTTTGAATGCGTTAGCTGAGATCAGCACAAAGGAGGGTCTTTCGCTTTATGAGGCATCTAAAAATGCATCAGGGTTGAGGATACCGTCAAGGGCAAAAGCAGGCTTAAAGGAATTTGTCGATTTGGTTGAGCAAGCAAAAGAGAAAAGCAATAATGTGTATGCTGCTCTCAAAGAAATTGTCGAAAAAAGCGGCTACATAAAGATGCTTGAGGAGGAGGCTTCTTTAGAAAGCGAGGATAGAATTGAAAACATTTACGAGCTTTTATCGTCAGCCTATTCGTTTGTTGATGCCCATACTGAGCGGGGATCAGTTGCAGATTATCTTGCTGATGTTTCGCTTTTGACAAGCGTTGATCTTTGGGATGATAGTTTAAACAGGGTAAATCTTATGACAATTCATTCTGCTAAGGGACTCGAGTTTGACTATGTTTTTCTTGTTGGTCTTGAGGATGGGCTTTTTCCGCTTTTTTCTGCTTATGAGCAAGAACATGATCTTGAGGAGGAACGACGGCTTTTTTATGTCGCTATTACACGGGCGAAAAAAAGGTTATACCTTTCTTTTGCTCGTTCCAGGCTTCTTCGAGGACAACAAAATTACTCAACGCCCTCAATTTTTTTAACAGAAATACCTAAAGAGTTTGTTAACGAGGAAAAACCTTCTATAGATTCCGTTTGTGACAATGATTTCCAAATAACAATAAACTCTATTGTCTTACATCCTTACTTTGGGCAAGGAAGGGTTGTTGAAATCCGAGGCTATGGAAAAAACGCTATTGTCACAGTTTATTTCAAGTCTCATGGATTAGTTAAACTTTCCCTTGCTCACACGGAGCTTGAGCTCCTGTAA